The Candidatus Bathyarchaeota archaeon nucleotide sequence CGAGGGCGGCGAGGATTTCTGCGCGGTAGTATCCGTAGGTTCGGTGGTGGCAAGGTTGTTTGCAGGCGATTATGATTGCGGTAAAGCTGATTGCTAAGGCGAATAGGTGAGTGAACATGTGACCTGCATCACTTGCTAGTGCTAGGCTACCGGTTAGGATGCTACCAAAAACTTCGATTACCATGACGGCGGCGGTTATGGTCATGGACAGGAGTAGGCGGGTTTTTGTGACGTTTTTGTATTCATGGATGTTAGATATTTTGTCTGTATTGGGGTCGTGACTGTGATTCGGCATTATTCAACCAACATTTAACCAAGGTTTAAGTTCTTTATTTAACAATAACTCATTCAACGTCAACTTTTTAACAATTAAAAACAAAGAAGGCAACAAGCCAAACAAGGAATCTTTAAATAAGCGACATAACACCTTATTTTTGGCTGACTTTTGGCACCTTATTGGTGCCGTAGCGCCCTCAAAAAGCCACGCAGTGAAGGGCATGTCGGTTTTTTGATGAGCGCTACGCCAATTTAACTAATATACAGGAGACGATTTTTTGAAGAAACACAGCAATAAATATCTGCGCATAGTTTTGGCTTTTGCAGGTTTTTGCCTAATCTTTTTGGCTACAACTGTATCTGCAAACCCTCCAGGAATAACCCTGACCAGCTGTGACTCCACAGGCACCCAAACCGAATCCTACACTGTAGGCCAAGCAATGTGCCTTAGCGGAACAGGTTTTGCACCATCTACAACCTATAACGTGTACGTTGTTAACCATACAGAATGGACCGAGGGCAGAGCAATTCCTGAGCGGGTCGCTGGGTCAGCAACCAGCTTAACTACGGATGAATCTGGCGAGTTTTTTGCGTTCGTCATGTGGTCCACTGCAGAGGAAGGCGTAACTGACATGCTTGTTGATGCGGACGGTAACGGCGTATACAACAGCGCCATAGACGCGTTAGATGATAACCACGTTACCAGCCTGTTTGTTGTTCCCGAGTACCCTTTGGGCGTATTGATTGCTGTGGTCACGGGATTTGTGGCATTTGTTGTTTTCAAAAACATCGGTGGCTTCCGAGAAAGCTTCCTGAAACTCTTGCATTTGTATAGTTAGTAAGCTGTTGATGGTTGGTTGGCAGAGTTTAGTGGGGTTTAATTTGGGTATAATGTGTGCGTAAATTTGAAAAATCGTTTAATAGGCTTTTGAGGTTTTGAGGGCTGAGGAACAGCCAAGATGAACCAGAAAACTGCAAATCAACTCCGCATTTACAAGATTGACATGTCCCAAACTGCCAAAGATGGCGCCTTCCAATGCCCAAACTGTAAAACAATCATCTCCCCCGATGACACATCCGAAAAAGTCTACACCATCTACAGCATCGCTTTAACCGACAACAACCTTCAAGAAATGGTGCTTCACTGCAAAAAATGCCTCAGCACTATACATTTAGTTGGGTTCCGCGAAATCCGTCCCTCCAAAAAACATCCAAACTCCAAAAGGCAAGGTAACCCACATCTAAATCCCCCTCAAGAGGCAAAATTTGAAAACAGCACCGTCTAAGGCAACTAGAAAGAAAAACAAAATTTGCTCATGCTTGGCTGTTGCCTTTTCTCCTTTCCTTATCAGCTCCAGATGACTGCACTACCTAAAAATCTGCGTGTTCACCTAAATTTTGAGTGCTGATACGTGTAGTCTTTGCTGTTGTAGGCGTTAACTGTTCTTCTTGTGCTTGAACGCAGCATATCTGAGGCGCAAAACGCGATGTTTAAAACATCAACGGTTAGGTTCATAGCGTATTCTAAACCCATTATTGCAAGAATCGACGTGGACAGCAAGGGTTGCAGTGGCGACTCTTGGCTTAGGCGGTCTTTGGCAAGTTCAATTTGGGGCAAGGGCACGATACCCCGCGAGATAATGACGGAGTCGTAGTAGCGTTTTTGCGTGGGCGCTTCAAGTTCAGCTTCGAGAATGCTGGGATCATCTATCTCCGCACTGAAACAGTTTTGGACAACATTGATTGCCCGCATACAATCCACTTTGTCTTCAAAATCTACCCCCTTCAAAATCACTTCACCGCCCGCTGCTTTAAGCCTGAACCGAAACATTTCCCCGTCACGGTAGAGTTCATATTTTGGACTTATGAGTCGCAGGTTGGTGATTATAGTTTGGTCATCGATAGGGGCGTCACAGTTGAGTTTGATTTGTTCTATAATGTTTAGGCATTCGCCTTGTTTGTCGAATGGTCCCCCAAATCCAACGATTTGGTATTTGTCATCAAATAAACGGAAGTGACTTTTGTTTTGAAAATCGCGGTAAACCTGAAATTTGGGGCACATAAAACAAGTTAACGGCATCTCTGAAATAAGATTTTCGCATAAGCTGCAAAATTTAGTAAAACACACTATACAATAAAGAAAACAGGGAACCGCCACAAGCCTTCTTGAAATCTTTAAAATATTCGTGTTTTCAGGGTTACACCTGCAGATTTGCCCGCTCCACCCCACGCCGCAACAGCCGTGAACGTGCTTCAGCCAAAACCCGCTTGTGGGTAACAGGCAACCCCAAATCATTAGCCGTCAACGACACGATTTTCTGCACCAAAACCTGAGCCGCCCGAGCAATCTCCTCAACCTCAGCAATGTCGGCTTCATCACAACCCACACAAGCGCAGGTAAAGGGAAAATTCAAGTCCACTTCAATGCGGTTTTTCTTATAATCAAAATCCACCAAGTCAAACGGCTCTAACCTGCAAATCTGTGGGCGTACAGAGTAAATTTTGCATTTATTGTCCTCACCCAAAAACCAGCAGCCTCCATCTTCTTTGCGTTTAACCCATAAAACCCCATTCTCATCTGGACCCTCAACAAAATCCGCAAACCCCTTCTCTTCGATACGTTTTTTCTCGGTTTTGCTCACGTCGGGCGGCTGCATTTTACAGCATGTTCCGCAGTTTTTGCATTTGAAACCTACGTTATTGGGAAAAACAACATTATTGAAGTTCAAGGTAGTTTAGACGTAGAGAAAAGGGTTAATTAGGATTTGGGAAACGCAGTGTTACATTTCAGGAAGGCAACATTAGTTGGGCAGGTCAAATCCTGTTGCTTCTCTAAATTTTGTTTTGAAAATCCATTCGAAATTATTCATGTTTCGGGGGTAAATAGAGATTAGTTTTTTGTTTCTACTGTGATAAATTGCCATCTTCCTTTTCATATTTCGGACATATTCAGTTCTCGTATGATTGTCGTCGGCATCTACAAGTCCCCAATACTCAACATAAACATCAAAATCGGGCAGATAGAAATCAGGTCGGCGTATATGGTAATCAGGAGAGTCTTCGTAACGGTAATTAATGCCCTGTTCAGCAAAATAATCTGCAATTCTTTTTTCTTGAATACTTTTAACAGCTTCGCCTTTTAGTGTCGTTGATTTAATGCCATATTCTCTTGTTTGACTGGCATTTGACGATTTTATTATGGCCCAAATTATTACAACTACAAATAAGAATATCCATATTATTACAATTGAAAATAAAGGTGTAATGTCAGCCATGCCTGTTGATATAACAAGGAAGCTTTTTTAAAATTTGTGAACCTTTGGTTCTTATGTACCTATTAAGTGATACGCTACTATTTTTTGGGTTTATACACTATTAGAGTGTTAGGCAGGTTATCGCCTCGTTTAGTTTTCCAAATATTTCCCAATTGGCAGGCAAATCCGTGCTTAGACGCGAGCGCTTTAATGCATTCTATGGTCTGTTCCTCAAAATTGCCACTCAGCATAACCTGATAACCACCCAATGCAGATACAGGAGCCACCAACTGCAAGTTCTGTCCATCCAAACCCGCACAACCCTCAAGCAATTCCTTTATGAGGGCGATTGCTTCGTTTCGCTTCAATACAACCCCTTCAGGGTGTTGGCGTAAATGTCAAAATCCACTTTAGAAAACAGCACAAACGTCACCCGCTCCAAATCATCGTCGCTTTTTAGGAAATCAACCACCGCTTTTAATGCCACCTGAGCCGCTTCCTCTGTAGGGTAGCCATACGCGCCTGTGCTGATAGAAGGGAACGCTACGGTTTTAAGCCCCTTCTGCACCGCCAATTTAAGGCAGTTCCGATACGCAAGCCGAAGCAGTTTGGATTCATCCTGCAAGCCTCCCCGCCAGATGGGACCAACCGTGTGAATCACGAATTTTGCCTTGAGATTCCCGCCCGATGTGATAACTGCCTGTCCAGTGGGTAATCCATCAGGCCAATCTGTCGCACGGATTTTTTTGCATTCTTCGAGGATTTTTGGTCCGCCCACACGGTGAATTGCGCCATCCACGCCTCCGCCGCCCAACAGTGTGCTGTTTGCTGCGTTTACGATTGCGTCTGCTTTTACATTGGTTATGTCGTCTTGGATGAGTTGTAGTTTAGTTATTGCGACATTTATTTCCATAAACTAACACTTCCCGTCAGCCTATATAACTGTGCTAATCGCAGACCAAAGCGCGGAACCAAAAAACCATAAACCAAACCCGACAAACACTGCTACACAAAACAGTACAACACCCTGATGCACTCGCTCAGTCCAGAACCGCTGAGACTTAAAAATTGCCCAACCAGCCACGGCGTACCAGAGAAAATCACAGCTCCAATGCACCCCCGCGAACACGGAAAACCCCCAAAACCCAAAAAGTTTCGCATTCAAAACCAGCGCTGTTCCAATGGTTAGCCACCAAAGGATGAAGCCTGCGTTGGCTGCCGTTGTGTAGATGCCTGCTAAAATGGAGTCGCGTTTGGTGATAGGCGGGGGGTTTTCTTGCTTGTGACGGTTACGGAATGTTTGTACACCCATAAAAACCATCAAAGCACCCCCAACTAAGCCGACCGTGACCTGCACAAAGAGCGGAATAGCGAACTGGCTGAGAGCAAAAAATATGAGACACATCAAAGGAAACTCAACGATACCGTGCCCAACTGCGATTAGGGCGCCTGCGGTTTTGCTTTTTGCGGATTTTTGGATGGTGACGGCAAAGAGTGGACCAGGCATGAGTACGCCTGAGAGTGAAATCAACACAACGGAGGCTAAGAATACGTAAAAGTTAGTTATATAATCCAAGCGTGCACTGCCTCCTCTATTCATTATTAGTTTTGCGTTGTTGCATTAAGTGTTTATGGCACGCAACATTCCTATTTGCCACCTATTAGGCTCCTAATAGCCAACCTATGCAGAAACAATAAGGAGAGGTCCAAGAAAAACCTAAGAGGAAGGCTCTCTAATGGCGCATTTTTCAACCAAAAAAATTATGAGCAAATTTAAACATGCCTTTTCTGTTATCGCTTTTTGGGTTTAGTTTTCTTTTTGCTTGCGCCCTTACTTTTCTGCGGCTTACTCTTACTTGCAACTGGCGGAGTTATCTGCTCAAAAATCATCGTTGACATAAAACGCACCCCACGCATACCATCAACCATCACTGCCAAATTTGAAATACCCTCATCCAACGCACGCTTCAACTCTTCTATAGCGATGCTTTTTTGATAAACAGCCTGCAAAGGATTACTTTCACAGTCGGGAGTTCGGGGGATTGTTGCGGATTTGCCGATGCCGCATTCAAACAGTAGCAATGCGATGTCTTTTTGTATGAGGGGTGTAGCTAACGAAGTAAGCAGGCAGTAATCGCCCAATGCAGCTTCAAAACCAGCCAATGCCGCAGCCGCGGGTTTTTGGAGTTCTTGTGGGTCAACAACAAATCTGGCTATGGCGGGAACATGTTTGGCGTAGGCGTCTGCTTGCTCTTGTGAGGAAACAACTATAACGACCTCATCCACGTACTCACAAACGTTGCTTACAGCTGTTTTTATGAAGGGTTTGCCGTTAACTTCCATGAGTCCTCTGTCTTGACCTGCTTCGTTAAAGGGTAAAATGATTGCTGACCTGTTCATTTGAATGCACCTTGCCAACATAGAAACGTGAATGTTTTTAGATTTATCGGAAAAATAAAAAGGGTTTGTTAGAGTTTGCTAATCAGTGACAGCGCCGCAACAACTAGGAATGCGATGCCAGTCCAGAATAGGTCTCCGCTGGTGAGCAAGTACACGACTATGGCGACAATCGCGGCGGGGATGAGCACCAGAAACAGCTTAATTACAATGATTATGGCAAGAGCGATAATTACCAGAACAATTAGTGCGGTTAAGTCAAGGTTAAAGCTGCCTAAGGTGAAATGAAGCAATAAGGTAAGCAAAGAGAAGTCCATACAGATACCTCAAAAACATTTTGCTATGCATAGTAATATAGGTTGTGCCCAGCGTTAAGCCTTGATTTTTGAGCGGATTTTAGGGATAACTTCCTTTTGGGCTTGCAACACGCCAAAAGAGGAAATCCTAAAGTGGTCATCAACCGTTCGGGTTACAC carries:
- a CDS encoding NTP transferase domain-containing protein translates to MNRSAIILPFNEAGQDRGLMEVNGKPFIKTAVSNVCEYVDEVVIVVSSQEQADAYAKHVPAIARFVVDPQELQKPAAAALAGFEAALGDYCLLTSLATPLIQKDIALLLFECGIGKSATIPRTPDCESNPLQAVYQKSIAIEELKRALDEGISNLAVMVDGMRGVRFMSTMIFEQITPPVASKSKPQKSKGASKKKTKPKKR
- a CDS encoding LysE family translocator, whose translation is MDYITNFYVFLASVVLISLSGVLMPGPLFAVTIQKSAKSKTAGALIAVGHGIVEFPLMCLIFFALSQFAIPLFVQVTVGLVGGALMVFMGVQTFRNRHKQENPPPITKRDSILAGIYTTAANAGFILWWLTIGTALVLNAKLFGFWGFSVFAGVHWSCDFLWYAVAGWAIFKSQRFWTERVHQGVVLFCVAVFVGFGLWFFGSALWSAISTVI
- a CDS encoding DUF1508 domain-containing protein, whose amino-acid sequence is MPLTCFMCPKFQVYRDFQNKSHFRLFDDKYQIVGFGGPFDKQGECLNIIEQIKLNCDAPIDDQTIITNLRLISPKYELYRDGEMFRFRLKAAGGEVILKGVDFEDKVDCMRAINVVQNCFSAEIDDPSILEAELEAPTQKRYYDSVIISRGIVPLPQIELAKDRLSQESPLQPLLSTSILAIMGLEYAMNLTVDVLNIAFCASDMLRSSTRRTVNAYNSKDYTYQHSKFR
- a CDS encoding YkgJ family cysteine cluster protein, which produces MNFNNVVFPNNVGFKCKNCGTCCKMQPPDVSKTEKKRIEEKGFADFVEGPDENGVLWVKRKEDGGCWFLGEDNKCKIYSVRPQICRLEPFDLVDFDYKKNRIEVDLNFPFTCACVGCDEADIAEVEEIARAAQVLVQKIVSLTANDLGLPVTHKRVLAEARSRLLRRGVERANLQV
- a CDS encoding O-acetyl-ADP-ribose deacetylase, whose protein sequence is MEINVAITKLQLIQDDITNVKADAIVNAANSTLLGGGGVDGAIHRVGGPKILEECKKIRATDWPDGLPTGQAVITSGGNLKAKFVIHTVGPIWRGGLQDESKLLRLAYRNCLKLAVQKGLKTVAFPSISTGAYGYPTEEAAQVALKAVVDFLKSDDDLERVTFVLFSKVDFDIYANTLKGLY